The nucleotide sequence GCATCTTAGAAGTCGTAATTCTCGATGGCCTCGTGGACGCGGGCAGCCAGCCGCTGGACGATGGGGAGGTTCATGAACGAGGGAGTCTCGACGGACCTCTTGTAGTGGCCGCCGCCGGCGCCGCCGCCGGTGGAGGTGTAGCTGCTGCCGCTGACGCCGACGTCGTAGCCAGAAGTCTCGTAGCCGGGGTAGTAGCCGGTGGCGTAGCCGTAGTCGTAGTCGCTTCCAAAGGCGTTTTCAACGGAAGGCTTAAGGGTTGCTGCGTGGAAATAAGAGAAACAACACTGAGGAAcacgaataataattaaaaaaaatatttgcaactaTGCCACACCTTAACCGTATCTCGATTGCCGAGGTCGGCGTCATCACGAAGATCACTACTTAGAAGGCATCGAAATCTCCGCGACGA is from Penaeus monodon isolate SGIC_2016 chromosome 12, NSTDA_Pmon_1, whole genome shotgun sequence and encodes:
- the LOC119579244 gene encoding uncharacterized protein LOC119579244, whose translation is MKRTLLLLALVVGMAVAEEQEEGRADVLKLAKKISLLAPLGSLFEIAIQIVILVALVLLIATLKPSVENAFGSDYDYGYATGYYPGYETSGYDVGVSGSSYTSTGGGAGGGHYKRSVETPSFMNLPIVQRLAARVHEAIENYDF